The region GCGGCAAAGGCCCTGGACATGTCGCCGGCCGGGGCCAGCGCCGCCATCAAGCGGCTGGAAGCGCAATGGGGCGTGGCCTTGTTTGTGCGCAGCACCCGCAGCCTGCGCCTCTCGGCCGAGGGCGAGCGCTTGATGCCGCATCTGCGCCAGGCCCTGGAAGCCTTGGCGCAGGCCAGGGCGGTGGCCACGGGCTCGCGGCGCAGCACCGTCTTGCAAGGCGAGTTGCAGCTGGCCCTGCCCTCGGACCTGGGGCGCAATTTGCTGCAGCCGCATCTGGAAGCGTTTCAGCAGCGCCACCCCAAGCTCGCCTTGCGCTTGCTGCTGTCGGACCGCAACACCGATCTGATGCGCGCGCCGGTGGACATCGCCCTGCGCTACGGCGCCCCCAGCGACTCGGCCCAGGTGGCGCTGCCGCTGGTGCCCGACAACCGGCGCCTGCTGGTGGCCTCGCCGGCCTATATCGCGCGCCATGGCATCCCGGCCTCGCCCGCGGAGCTGAACCAGCACGAGGCACTGCGCTTCATGCTGGGCGATGAGCTACCCAAGACTTGGCGCTTGCAGATCGGCGGCGAATGGCAAGACCTGCCCGTGACGGGCCGCCATTCGGCCAATGATGGCGAGATGGTCAAACGCTGGGCCTTGGCCGGCATCGGCATTGCCTACAAATCCAAGCTCGACGTCAGCGCCGAGCTGCGCAGCGGCCAGCTGGTGCATCTGCACTCCGACTGGCTGGGTGAGCCCTCGCCGCTCTACCTGGTGGTGCCCGGCCGCCGCCAGCTGACGCCTGCCGCACGCGCCTTGCGCGACTGGCTTTTGCCGCGCCTGAATGGGCTGGATTCCGCCCAGGCCTGACGCGCTGGTTCGCTGAGCGTCGGCACGCCGGTCTCAGCTGCCGCAGCGGCAATGGCCGCTTGCACAGCCTGAAGCAAAAAAAGGGCGCCCCGTGGGCGCCCTTTCCATCATGGCCGAATCAAGCCGGCGGGTACTCAGGTCGGTGGCACAGCGCAGCTGTAGACCGAGACGTCGTCCAGATACCAGCCCAGGGCACCGCCAGCGCAGTCATTGCCCAGCTCGAAGCGGATCTTCACCTTGGAACCAGGCGCCGCGTACGGAGCCAGGTTGATGATCGAACGACCCCAGGAACCCCCCACCTTGCCACCATCACCGCCGGAGAACGCGGGCTGGCCGGCCATCGGGTTGTCGCTGCCTTGGCCTGCCGTGTTCAAGGTCGTGTTGTAGGGGTTGTAGATGAAGTCACCCGCGTTCACCAAGGTCCAGGCGCCGCCGTTGACGCTGATCTTGACGTTGCCGCCGTCCCAGCCGGCTTCGGTCGAGACCCAGTGGTCAAAGCTCATGCGCAGCGAGCTGGCATTGGCGGGAATGGTGATCTCCGGGCTATCCAATCGCTGCACACCCGCCTCGCTGCCGGCCGCGGTGGCACCGCAGACGCCAGGATTGATGTCGGCGCCGTAGATACCGTAGCCAGTACGGCCGGGCATGCCACTCACCACACCGAAGTTGCGCGGGGTGAAGGAGCCGCCGGCGATGCCGGCATTGCTCAGCACCCACTTGAGGCCACCACGCTTGCCACCGTCAAAGTTGTCGGCGGCAATCACAGCTGGGTTGCCGGCCGGGCACAGCGACGGCGGCGACTGCTTGAGCAGCGTCTGGAAGCCGCACTGGCTCGGGGGCGTGCGCAACTCAACCGCCTTGGCAGCACTCACAACTTGCTGGCAGTCAAAGGCGGTGATGGCCTCGCCCGAGGGCTGGCCCGTCTTCAGATGCGCCAGGTTGATGCCCGTCAGGTCAGCGCAGGACTGCTCGATTGCGTCAGCATGC is a window of Paucibacter sp. KCTC 42545 DNA encoding:
- a CDS encoding LysR family transcriptional regulator → MSRIADLELLARTADLGSLTAAAKALDMSPAGASAAIKRLEAQWGVALFVRSTRSLRLSAEGERLMPHLRQALEALAQARAVATGSRRSTVLQGELQLALPSDLGRNLLQPHLEAFQQRHPKLALRLLLSDRNTDLMRAPVDIALRYGAPSDSAQVALPLVPDNRRLLVASPAYIARHGIPASPAELNQHEALRFMLGDELPKTWRLQIGGEWQDLPVTGRHSANDGEMVKRWALAGIGIAYKSKLDVSAELRSGQLVHLHSDWLGEPSPLYLVVPGRRQLTPAARALRDWLLPRLNGLDSAQA